The Thermodesulfovibrionales bacterium genome includes a region encoding these proteins:
- a CDS encoding DUF523 and DUF1722 domain-containing protein, with protein MEKLKLGISSCLLGDRVRYDGGHKLDHYIRETLGRHVDWVPVCPEVEYGLSVPREAMRLVRAAAGPRLMTSLTRVDHTDGMRRWAEKRLSELEKEDLCGFIFKSGSPSSGMRGVKVYNPSGVPSRTGVGIFAGAFMERFPNLPVEDEGRLQSSSLRENFIERAFVFKRWKEFQRRGGRIRDLVSFHTEHKLLILSHSAAHYRLLGVIVANAKRYQPERLHREYSDHLMKALKLLSTPKKNTDVLLHMLGYFKKAISPDEKQELLEVIETYRKGFVPLVVPITLIKHFVRKYDERYLARQHYLNPHPIELMLRNHV; from the coding sequence ATGGAAAAGTTGAAACTCGGGATAAGCTCGTGTCTCCTCGGTGATAGGGTCAGGTATGACGGTGGGCATAAACTTGACCATTATATCCGGGAGACTCTTGGTCGGCACGTAGACTGGGTGCCTGTCTGTCCCGAGGTCGAATACGGCCTGTCAGTGCCGAGGGAGGCGATGCGCCTGGTCCGAGCCGCAGCAGGGCCGCGTCTCATGACTTCGCTCACGAGGGTGGACCATACGGACGGGATGAGAAGATGGGCAGAGAAAAGACTCTCCGAACTCGAGAAAGAAGACCTGTGCGGCTTCATCTTCAAAAGCGGGTCTCCCAGTTCAGGGATGAGGGGCGTAAAGGTCTACAACCCTTCGGGAGTTCCGTCCAGGACAGGTGTCGGAATCTTTGCTGGGGCGTTCATGGAACGATTTCCGAACCTGCCTGTGGAGGATGAGGGCCGTCTTCAAAGTTCTTCCCTGCGGGAAAACTTCATCGAAAGGGCCTTTGTTTTCAAGAGGTGGAAGGAATTTCAGAGGAGGGGAGGAAGAATAAGAGACCTCGTCTCTTTTCATACGGAACATAAACTCCTGATCCTTTCCCACAGCGCGGCGCATTACCGTCTTCTCGGCGTTATCGTAGCGAATGCGAAACGATACCAGCCTGAAAGACTTCATCGGGAATACTCAGACCATCTCATGAAGGCGTTGAAGCTCCTTTCTACTCCAAAGAAGAATACCGATGTTCTTCTCCACATGCTCGGATATTTCAAGAAGGCGATTTCCCCGGACGAAAAGCAGGAACTGCTTGAGGTGATCGAAACGTATCGCAAAGGCTTCGTACCTCTCGTAGTCCCCATTACCTTGATAAAACATTTTGTTCGGAAATACGATGAGCGGTATCTTGCGCGGCAACATTATCTCAACCCCCATCCTATTGAACTCATGCTGAGGAATCATGTATGA
- a CDS encoding TMEM175 family protein yields the protein MSKERMEAFSDGVIAIIITIMVLELKVPRGADFAALLPLGPVFLSYVLSFVFLGIYWNNHHHLLQAIRHVNGRVLWANLHLLFWLSLTPFVTGWMGENNFAEWPVALYGTVLLFSSVAYFILTRTLISLHGRDSVLATALGRDFKGKVSVVIYLVSVPLAFVYSWFAFALYVIVAVMWFVPDRRIEKILKT from the coding sequence ATGAGCAAAGAGCGGATGGAAGCCTTCAGTGACGGCGTGATCGCGATCATCATCACCATCATGGTGCTTGAATTGAAGGTTCCGCGCGGGGCCGATTTTGCAGCGCTCCTCCCGCTCGGTCCGGTATTCCTCAGCTATGTACTCAGTTTTGTCTTCCTCGGCATTTACTGGAACAATCACCATCACCTGCTCCAGGCTATCAGGCATGTGAATGGTCGCGTGCTTTGGGCAAACCTGCATCTGCTCTTCTGGCTGTCGTTGACCCCCTTTGTCACCGGCTGGATGGGCGAGAATAACTTTGCAGAATGGCCTGTCGCGCTTTACGGCACGGTACTTCTCTTCTCTTCGGTTGCTTATTTCATCCTCACGAGGACTCTCATTTCTCTTCATGGGAGGGATTCTGTCCTGGCGACTGCTCTTGGACGGGACTTCAAAGGCAAGGTATCGGTGGTGATCTATCTCGTGTCAGTTCCCCTCGCCTTTGTCTATTCGTGGTTTGCGTTTGCGCTCTACGTCATCGTGGCTGTCATGTGGTTCGTCCCTGACCGTCGTATCGAGAAGATTCTGAAGACCTGA
- a CDS encoding 4Fe-4S binding protein, which translates to MGHVVGKDVYKRLGRKIDGLTFRAPWNGTFHALLKELYGSDEAELVIRMPATLTSLAHLKSITGYDEARLRDLLERLCAKGLVMDLWLSDSYHYMPSPMVVGIFELTMMRTGGDEDRQKLSRLFHDYMLKERDFLAANYARGEKVGIMRTMPHEEVLAQDYVEILDYERASAIIEEQSAFAIGICSCRHVATHVGTKTCNTPLDTCSSFGIAADFLSRRGFARKVSKAEMKDNVARSRELGLVLNIDNVQKNPAYLCHCCSDCCHLLLGMKKWGYHNIVITASFLPETDASRCAGCGLCARACPIEARTMVADEEGGSRRKKRPATDTGICLGCGVCALQCKTKALTLVRRKKRTITPETTFERLMLQCLEKGTLQNQLFDDPRRVTHTFMRGFMGGFLRLPPVKRALMSDALRSTFLAAMKKGATSQGRGWMTEV; encoded by the coding sequence ATGGGGCACGTAGTCGGAAAAGATGTCTACAAAAGACTAGGCCGTAAGATAGACGGTCTGACCTTTCGCGCCCCGTGGAATGGGACCTTCCATGCCCTCTTAAAGGAACTCTATGGGTCGGATGAGGCTGAACTTGTGATACGGATGCCGGCCACGCTGACAAGTCTTGCTCATCTGAAATCCATAACAGGGTACGATGAGGCGCGACTCCGCGATCTTCTGGAGCGTCTCTGCGCGAAAGGGCTCGTCATGGACCTCTGGCTCTCTGATTCCTATCACTATATGCCGTCCCCCATGGTGGTGGGGATATTCGAACTGACTATGATGAGGACAGGGGGAGATGAGGACCGGCAGAAGCTGAGCCGACTCTTTCATGATTACATGCTCAAGGAGCGCGATTTCCTCGCCGCGAACTACGCCCGGGGGGAGAAGGTCGGAATCATGAGAACCATGCCGCATGAAGAAGTACTTGCCCAAGATTATGTAGAGATACTCGATTATGAGCGGGCCTCGGCGATCATCGAAGAGCAGAGCGCTTTCGCCATCGGCATCTGTTCGTGCAGACATGTGGCGACACATGTCGGGACAAAGACCTGCAATACTCCGCTCGACACCTGCTCGTCCTTTGGTATCGCCGCCGATTTTCTCTCGCGGCGCGGATTTGCAAGAAAGGTCTCGAAGGCCGAAATGAAGGATAACGTTGCGCGCTCAAGGGAACTCGGGCTCGTGCTCAACATCGATAATGTGCAGAAGAACCCCGCCTATCTCTGCCACTGCTGCAGCGACTGCTGTCATCTCCTCCTCGGCATGAAAAAGTGGGGGTACCATAATATCGTCATTACGGCGAGTTTTCTTCCGGAAACGGATGCCAGTCGCTGTGCGGGCTGCGGTCTCTGTGCCCGGGCCTGTCCCATCGAAGCGAGGACTATGGTCGCCGATGAGGAAGGCGGATCAAGAAGGAAGAAGAGGCCGGCGACCGATACGGGGATCTGCCTCGGCTGCGGGGTCTGTGCATTGCAGTGCAAGACCAAGGCATTGACCCTCGTCCGAAGAAAGAAGAGGACCATTACTCCCGAGACGACTTTCGAGCGTCTCATGCTTCAATGCCTCGAAAAGGGTACGCTCCAGAATCAGCTCTTTGATGATCCGCGTCGCGTAACGCATACATTCATGCGGGGCTTCATGGGTGGATTTCTCCGCCTCCCTCCGGTCAAGCGGGCATTAATGAGTGATGCATTGCGATCGACTTTCCTGGCAGCAATGAAGAAAGGCGCTACTTCGCAGGGCAGGGGCTGGATGACCGAGGTCTAG
- a CDS encoding PilZ domain-containing protein, whose amino-acid sequence MTIIKKGDKSMDAKPERRMSQRVVINASVKVKFKRDFFFSVARDISTSGIFLETSKVLARGDKIACSFVLQYKIDAAGEVVRAMKKSPDLYHYGVRFPDLDPKARAQIQEVVKGQRRQ is encoded by the coding sequence TTGACGATAATCAAAAAGGGAGACAAATCCATGGACGCGAAACCTGAAAGGAGGATGAGCCAGCGGGTAGTCATTAACGCATCGGTTAAGGTCAAGTTCAAGAGGGATTTCTTCTTTTCCGTGGCGCGGGATATCAGCACCTCCGGCATTTTTTTAGAGACGAGCAAGGTCCTTGCTCGGGGTGACAAGATAGCGTGTTCGTTTGTTCTCCAGTACAAAATCGATGCGGCGGGAGAGGTTGTCAGGGCAATGAAAAAGTCGCCCGATCTTTACCATTACGGGGTTCGGTTTCCCGATCTCGATCCTAAGGCGAGGGCCCAGATACAGGAAGTGGTGAAGGGTCAAAGAAGGCAGTGA
- a CDS encoding radical SAM/SPASM domain-containing protein, protein MSSSHPYYIQFYPTLRCTMSCSFCFNAGLKEIGDMPAEDFRKMARILAHSGIREIDFLGGEPTLHSGIEEMADIALSLGLKTSVSSNGSRIPVAKRLIDAFGDACVLGISLNDGRSNSELDEFLSDSRPLVKSLYRKIGGLEQRIKSVLEKTHGKFYLIYPDIISGNREDSLPFHEFYDAISTTQRTMPAVEPVFCSGFLPESMRYPELSMTRCSAGVTKLGIMPDGSVFPCNLFFGMGEFYIGNIFTDGFADIWNSPKLSFFRRFEENRCSLKDCNLHAKCHGGCPAHSMKFYGTLDGPDPRCGGTLTMRQNLVRLK, encoded by the coding sequence ATGTCGTCTTCCCATCCCTACTACATCCAGTTCTACCCCACTCTCAGATGTACGATGAGCTGTTCCTTCTGTTTTAATGCCGGTCTCAAGGAGATCGGAGACATGCCCGCGGAAGATTTCAGGAAGATGGCCCGCATCCTTGCTCATTCCGGTATCAGGGAGATAGACTTCCTCGGCGGGGAGCCGACCCTCCATAGCGGAATAGAGGAGATGGCAGATATCGCCCTTTCCCTCGGGTTGAAGACTTCAGTGAGTTCGAACGGTTCCCGTATTCCCGTTGCGAAGAGGCTCATCGATGCCTTCGGCGACGCCTGTGTCCTCGGGATTTCCCTGAACGACGGGCGGTCGAATAGCGAGCTCGATGAGTTCCTCTCAGACTCCAGACCGCTCGTAAAATCCCTCTATAGAAAGATAGGGGGACTCGAACAGCGGATAAAATCCGTTCTCGAGAAGACTCACGGGAAGTTCTATCTCATCTATCCGGACATCATCTCGGGGAACAGGGAAGATTCCCTCCCGTTCCATGAGTTTTATGATGCTATCTCAACGACACAAAGAACGATGCCTGCGGTGGAACCGGTATTCTGCTCGGGGTTCCTCCCCGAATCAATGCGGTATCCTGAACTCTCCATGACCCGGTGTTCTGCGGGTGTCACAAAACTCGGGATCATGCCTGACGGTTCGGTATTCCCCTGCAACCTCTTTTTCGGGATGGGAGAATTTTACATCGGGAACATATTCACTGATGGGTTTGCGGATATATGGAATTCTCCGAAACTCTCCTTCTTCAGGAGGTTCGAAGAGAACCGTTGCTCCCTGAAGGACTGTAACCTCCATGCGAAATGCCACGGAGGATGCCCGGCCCACAGCATGAAATTCTACGGTACGCTTGACGGGCCGGATCCGAGGTGCGGAGGGACGTTGACAATGCGTCAGAACCTGGTAAGGTTAAAGTAG
- a CDS encoding flavodoxin family protein, whose amino-acid sequence MKVTAFLGSPRIEGNVDILLREALKGVGEGGHEVRLFKLNFMNIKPCQDCGGCDKTGSCIINDDMEEVYGSLREADRVILASPIFFFALSAQAKAMIDRCQAFWCEKYLLKKPVPEGPHGRKGLLLLVGGMKKEIGIQCSEATGKAFFRTISVPVHETLSFLGVDAKGAILDHPTALKEAHGAGKRLVS is encoded by the coding sequence ATGAAGGTCACCGCATTCCTCGGCAGTCCGAGGATAGAGGGGAATGTCGACATCCTGCTCAGAGAGGCGCTGAAGGGTGTCGGTGAGGGAGGGCATGAAGTGAGATTGTTCAAGTTGAACTTCATGAACATAAAGCCCTGCCAGGACTGCGGAGGCTGTGACAAAACGGGCAGCTGCATCATCAACGACGACATGGAGGAGGTCTATGGTTCTTTGCGTGAGGCCGACAGGGTGATCCTTGCCTCCCCGATCTTCTTCTTTGCTCTCAGCGCCCAGGCAAAGGCGATGATCGACCGGTGTCAGGCCTTCTGGTGTGAAAAGTACCTCCTGAAAAAACCGGTCCCTGAGGGTCCGCATGGGAGAAAGGGACTGCTCCTCCTCGTCGGCGGGATGAAAAAAGAGATTGGTATCCAATGTTCAGAGGCGACGGGGAAGGCATTTTTCAGGACGATCAGCGTCCCGGTGCACGAGACCCTGAGTTTCCTCGGAGTAGATGCCAAAGGAGCGATTCTCGATCATCCGACTGCCTTGAAGGAAGCGCACGGCGCGGGGAAAAGGCTCGTTTCGTGA
- a CDS encoding rubrerythrin family protein: protein MSKSEKNLQDAFAGESQANRKYLAFAKKADQEGYKQVAKLFRAAAEAETVHAHNHLKELGGIKSTKENIDEAIHGESYEFQKMYPGMIEDAKAEGNKGALRTFDYANQVEKVHAELYQRALDALGKNPETDYYVCQVCGYTAEGEAPDECPVCKAKKQGFKKVD from the coding sequence ATGTCAAAATCGGAAAAAAATCTTCAGGACGCTTTCGCGGGAGAATCACAGGCAAACAGGAAGTATCTCGCCTTTGCAAAGAAGGCAGATCAGGAAGGGTATAAACAGGTGGCGAAGCTCTTCAGGGCTGCTGCGGAAGCCGAGACGGTCCATGCTCACAACCACCTGAAGGAACTGGGAGGCATCAAGAGCACGAAGGAAAATATCGATGAGGCGATTCACGGCGAATCGTATGAATTCCAGAAGATGTATCCGGGAATGATCGAGGATGCAAAGGCGGAAGGAAATAAGGGCGCGCTCAGGACGTTCGATTACGCCAATCAGGTGGAAAAGGTCCATGCCGAGCTGTATCAGAGGGCCCTCGACGCCCTCGGCAAGAACCCCGAAACCGACTACTATGTCTGTCAGGTCTGCGGTTATACCGCGGAGGGCGAAGCCCCGGACGAATGCCCTGTCTGCAAGGCGAAGAAGCAGGGCTTCAAAAAGGTCGATTGA